In Fundulus heteroclitus isolate FHET01 chromosome 8, MU-UCD_Fhet_4.1, whole genome shotgun sequence, a genomic segment contains:
- the cplx4a gene encoding complexin-4a — protein sequence MAFLIKSMIGNPLSGIGLGGGGDKEEEATPSDPAKAAGMTREEYEEYQKQLVEEKMERDADFLHKKAERATLRVCLRDKYRLPKSEQDENMIEMAGDDVDVPEELLKMVDEDATEEEGKDSLMGQIQNLQNMDMDQLKEKASATVTELKSKAEEKCSVM from the exons ATGGCTTTTTTGATCAAGAGCATGATTGGGAACCCACTGTCAGGAATAGGTCTTGGCGGCGGAGGTGACAAAGAGGAGGAGGCCACCCCGTCAGATCCTGCAAAAGCGGCTGGGATGACGCGCGAGGAGTATGAAGAGTACCAAAAACAGTTGGTGGAGGAGAA gATGGAGAGGGATGCAGATTTCTTACACAAAAAGGCAGAGCGTGCAACCCTCAGAGTGTGCCTCAGAGACAAATACCGACTCCCAAAG AGCGAGCAGGACGAGAACATGATTGAGATGGCCGGGGACGACGTGGACGTGCCCGAGGAGCTGCTCAAGATGGTGGATGAGGACGCTACGGAGGAGGAGGGCAAGGACTCCCTTATGGGCCAGATTCAAAACTTGCAGAACATGGACATGGACCAGCTGAAGGAAAAAGCCTCTGCCACGGTCACCGAGCTGAAGAGCAAAGCAGAGGAGAAGTGCTCTGTCATGTGA
- the lman1 gene encoding protein ERGIC-53 produces MAVSNALVLLLSFLTAVIFHRCLADVAAGGSAAEEPPHRRFEYKYSFKGPHLSQSDGSIPFWIHSGNAIPSADQVRITPSLRSQRGSVWTKNKVSFEHWEAEVTFRVSGRGRMGADGLAVWFTSEQGLDGPVYGAADRWNGLGVFFDSFDNDGKKNNPAILVVGNNGNLVYDHQNDGTTQALGTCLRDFRNKPYPIRAKITYYRKTLTILINNGFTPDKEDYEFCTKVENMIIPADGFFGISAATGGLADDHDVLSFLLFRLTEPGQQPPSVDSEIPKEEKDKYQEEFQNFQQELDKKKEEFQKEHPNVQGEPIDDLYESVNDREIRQVFEGQNQIHLEIKQLNRQLAMILDEQRRYVSVITEEISKKGTSVGSGQTDSATQQLSSVVSTQQELLRNLNELRNSFHESLKQIGSVQHQGNAGGAGAYETIQHFNDIKENLHMVKRDVEHLVQRNIQNPADKAVKCPEIPPLPSCLSTVHFTIFVVIQTVLFFCYIMYKSQQEAAAKKFF; encoded by the exons ATGGCGGTGTCCAACGCTCTAGTGCTCTTATTAAGTTTCCTCACAGCTGTAATATTTCACCGCTGTCTCGCCGACGTCGCGGCGGGAGGCTCGGCCGCGGAGGAGCCTCCTCACCGCCGCTTTGAGTACAAGTACAGCTTCAAGGGACCGCACCTGTCTCAGTCCGACGGCAGTATCCCGTTTTGGATCCACAGTGGAA ATGCTATTCCAAGTGCAGACCAGGTGCGCATCACGCCTTCCCTCAGGAGTCAGAGGGGCTCCGTGTGGACGAAAAACAAAGTCAGCTTTGAGCACTGGGAGGCAGAGGTGACCTTCAGAGTATCGGGAAGAGGCCGGATGGGAGCGGACGGCTTG GCAGTGTGGTTCACCAGCGAACAAGGCCTCGATGGCCCCGTGTACGGGGCCGCTGACAGGTGGAACGGACTTGGAGTTTTCTTTGACTCCTTTGACAACGATGGAAAG AAAAATAACCCGGCCATTCTGGTCGTCGGGAACAATGGCAACCTTGTTTATGACCACCAAAA CGACGGCACCACGCAGGCCCTCGGAACGTGTTTAAGAGATTTCCGGAACAAGCCGTATCCGATCAGAGCCAAAATAACGTACTACAGGAAGACACTGACG ATTCTGATCAACAATGGATTCACTCCAGACAAAGAGGACTATGAGTTTTGCACAAAGGTGGAAAACATGATCATTCCAGCTGATGGCTTCTTTGGCATTTCAGCCGCCACTGGTGGTTTAGCAG ACGACCACGATGTTTTGTCGTTCTTATTATTCAGGCTCACAGAGCCAGGCCAACAACCG CCCTCAGTTGATTCTGAGATCCCTAAAGAAGAGAAAGACAAGTACCAGGAGGAATTTCAGAACTTCCAGCAAGAGCTGgataaaaagaaagaggagtTTCAGAAGGAGCACCCAAATGTTCAAGGAGAGCCAA tCGACGACTTGTACGAAAGTGTGAACGATCGCGAGATCCGTCAGGTTTTCGAGGGCCAGAACCAGATCCATCTGGAAATCAAGCAGCTCAATCGGCAGCTCGCCATGATACTGGATGAGCAGCGTCGCTACGTTTCGGTCATCACAGAAGAGATTTCCAAGAAGGGGACGAGTGTCGGGTCAGGACAG acCGATTCTGCGACTCAGCAGCTGAGCTCTGTTGTATCTACGCAGCAGGAGCTTCTCAGGAACCTCAACGAGCTTAG AAACTCCTTTCACGAGTCTCTGAAGCAGATCGGCTCAGTCCAGCACCAGGGTAACGCAGGCGGCGCGGGGGCGTACGAGACCATTCAGCACTTCAACGACATCAAGGAGAATCTACACATGGTGAAAAGAGACGTGGAGCACCTGGTGCAACGCAACATTCAG aATCCAGCTGATAAGGCCGTAAAGTGCCCCGAGATCCCTCCCTTACCTTCCTGTTTATCGACTGTTCATTTCACAATATTTGTTGTCATCCAGACGGTTTTATTCTTCTGCTACATCATGTACAA AAGTCAGCAGGAAGCAGCAGCTAAGAAGTTCTTTTGA